From the Verrucomicrobiota bacterium genome, the window GTTCACTCATGACAACACCGCTCCTCCGTTCCTTGCCTGCCATCATGGCAGGCCTCCTTCCAGTTGCCGCCCAAGACTGGCCTCACTGGCGCGGTCCGCTTGCCACCGGGGAGGCGCCTGGCGCAAAGCCGCCCACCCAATGGAGCGAGACTCAAAATGTGAAGTGGAAAACCAAACTCCCCGGAGAAGGCCACGCCACGCCGGCGATTTGGGGCCCTAAAATCTTCGTGCTCTCAGCCGTTCCCACGGGCCGGAAGATCGAGCCCCCCGCGGCACCTCCGGAAACCAAACCCCAGTCGCTTGCTCAGCCCCAGGTTTTCTTCGGCCAGGCACAACCCCCAACCGAAGGCGGACGCGAGGGCCGGGGAGGTCCCGGTCGTGGAGGCCAGGGTGGACGTCGTGGTGGCCGCGGATTTGGCGGCGGCATGAAACCGGTCGAATTCCACCAATTCACGGTGTCCTGCCTCGACAAGGCCACGGGCAAGATCCTTTGGCAGAAGATCGCCCGCGATGAAGTTCCCCATGAAGGCCGGCACCAGACCGGAAGTTTCGCCTCGGGCTCGCCCCTGACCGACGGACAGTTGGTCTTCGCGAATTTTGGTTCGCGCGGACTTTACGCCTACGATTTGGGCGGAAATCTCAAATGGTCCCAGGATCTGGGCGACATGCGCGTCGCCAACAGCTTCGGCGAGGGCAGTTCTCCCGCGTTGCATGGCAACACTCTCATCGTGAACTGGGACGCCGAGAATGGCTCCTTCGTCGTCGCGCTGGACAAACAAACGGGTAAAACGATTTGGAAAAAGGAACGTGAGGAAAGGACCACCTGGACCACCCCTCTCATCGTGGAGCACGGAGGAAAGCGCCAAGCCATCATCCTGGCTTCGGGTAAAATCCGGGCTTATGACCTGGCCAACGGCCACGTCATCTGGGAATGCGGAGGCATGACAGCCAACGTCATTCCTACGCCGGTCTACGCCAACGGAGTGGTCTACTGCGCCAGCGGCTTCCGCGGCAACGCCTTGCTCGCGATCAAACTCGGCAAGGAAGGAGATTTGACCGACTCGGATTCGATTCTCTGGCGCATCGGAAAAAGCACGCCTTATGTCCCTTCACCCCTGCTCTACCGGGATCGGCTTTACTTTTTCTCCAGCAACAACGCCATCCTCTCCTGTGTCGATGTCAAAACCGGCCAACCCCATTACGAAGCCCAGCGCATCGAAGGCATGCAGCAAATCTATGCCTCGCCGGTCGCCGCCAATGGAAACGTTTATCTCGCCGGACGCGATGGCGCCGTGGTGGTGATCAAAGATGGAGACAAGTTGGAAATCCTGGCCACGAACAAGTTGGACGACCGATTTGACGCCTCCCCCGCGATTGTCGGCGGCGACCTCTATCTCCGCGGGCATCAACACCTCTACTGCCTCGCCGATTCGAAGTAGGCGCAAGGCCGCGGCAACCCTGGGCTGATGAATGCAACCCTGTTGGGGTTGACCGTGCGCGATGTCGCGCCGAAGCGCCCCCAGCTTGAAGGCGGATGGACGGACACCTCAAAAAAATGGTAGCGGTATGAAAGTGAAGCCCGGCTAAAAGCAGACCGAGGTGGGCGTCATCCCGGAGGAGTGGGAGTAGTCACCGCCACAGATGCGTGTGAGTTGGTGGTTGATGGCAAAAATCGAACACCGCCAGTTATGCCTGAGAGTGACTTTGCGGTCGTCCGCACGCCGAACGTTCGCAACGGGCAGTTTGTTCTCGATGAACTCCGATTCACTGACGCGGAGTCTTATCGTGTCTGAACTTCCCGCGCCGTCCCGACGTTCGTCGACATTATGATTACGAGAGAAGCACCATTGGGTGAGGTGTGCGCTGCACCGCCGAATCTCAAGGTCTGCCTCGGTCAACGAATGAGGCTCTATCGGCCTGCCTCGAAACGAACATCCAGCACCGATCTTCTCTACTCGCTCATGTCTGAGCCTGTGAGACAAAACCTCTTCAGGAAGATGGGTGGGTCGACTGTCGGTCATGCCAAGGCCGATGACATTCGGTTTCTTCAACTGCCACTTCCCCCGCCGCCCGAACAATGCGCCAACGTGGAGGCTTTGAGCGACGTGGATGGGCTGCTCGGCGGGCTGGACCGGCTCATCGCCAAGAAGCGCGACCTCAAACAGTCCGCCATGCAGGAACTCTTCACCGACAAAACCCGGTTGGTATGAAACCGAATCACCCTTTGCATCCATGTCCGACTGCGACCCCTGCCGGGGTCGTGTCCATGCCTTCTGGATACCGGGGGTGTCGCTGCGCTCAACCCCCGGCTAATCGCTCCCATGCCTCCGGCATGAAAACCGCCATGACAGCGGCGTGCCGCCCCGAACCCGGAGGGTTCTCCGCCATGAGCCGGTGGTTGAGCGAGGAACGAGCGACACCACCGGTCACCGGGTGAATTCAATCCCGCATCCCGGAGGGATGCCAGCGGCGGGAGAGGACCCGCGCCCTCCAGCACGCCATGATGCAGGAACTCTTCACCGGCGAAACCCGGTTGATTGATGGTTGAGAGTTGATGGTGGATATCCAGAAAGCAGAGCGATGAGCTTGAAGCTATTCATCAGCAGCGTGCAAAAGGAGTTCGCCGCCGAAAGGCAGGCGCTGAAGGATTATCTTCCCGGCGATGCATCGCTGCGGCGGTTCTTCGAGGCGTTCCTGTTCGAGGATTTGCCGGCGTCCGACCAGCGGCCGGACGCGGTGTCTTTGGATGAGCCCTCACCATAACCCATCCCCAGCCCCTCCGAACAGCTGCGCTCCGCTTACCGCTTACGCTGCATCGGACTCAAGCAAGCGTGGAAACCGGCTCTGACCTCGCCTCCAGCGCGTATGCATGAAGGAGGTATAGAGGCATGAGATTTGCCAGTTGCAAAGCGAAGGGCTCTGGCGGGCGCGGCTGGCTTGGAAGTCGCTCAAACGAATTGGAGTCGAGCCAAATGCATCCGCGTCGGCGCCGCGCGGGGATTGCGGCGGATCACGGGCGGTCCCATGAAGTGTCGTAATGTCTGGGCTGCTGCGCTTGATTGGGGGTGAACGGTTCGACGTGCCAATCGGCGAGCAAGACAGATCCGCGGCCGGTCTTGAAGTAAGTGGTGGCGTTTGGGCGTGAGCCCCGAAATATCTTGTGCCGCGCCGCAAGCACATTTCCTGGCGGCACAAATCGGCCGTCGTCAATAAAAGGCTGGCCATTCTTCGTGTCGCCATTTTCATCCACTAACACCATCTTTTGCGCGGGCGACTTAATGGCGGTGTATTTGAACGGCAGTGCGGGCGCCGATCCGGCCACAATCGGGAAGATCGAACCGGGGCCGAGATTGCGGTTATCCAACAAATAGCTGACCAGCGAATAACTATACACGTAAGGGTTCGCATCCATCTTGCGTCGCGCATCCCAATCCTTGTCTGATGGACAGCGGAAAATGTTGGTATTGAACGAACCGAGATACCGGCCGATGGCGGTATTGCGCGGATCTTGAATGATGCGGCTGGTGAAATCGCCGCTCCCGGCGCGCTGGATATTCCAAAAAATCCAGTCTTCATGCATGGGATTGTAAGCGCCGCGGGATGCGACACCCGGAAATGTGTCGCGGTTATCGTCGAGATACATCGCGAACGCCAGTCCGAGTTGTTTCAAATTATTGACGCACGCCGTTTGGTGAGCTTTGGATTTGGCGCGGCCCAAGGCGGGCACGAGCATGCCAGCGAGGATGGCGATAATCGCGATCACGACCAGCAACTCGATCAGGGTGAAAGCCCGGCGCTGGCCTTGGCGCAACGAAAAACGATTCAGTGAAGTATTCGTTTTCATAGACTGGCGAGGCGGCGCATGGATTTAGCTTCCTTGTACTTCAAAATGCGTAGCGAGCAGCATGATAGGACTTTGCTTTTTCAAAGCATGTTGACCATGGCGGTCCGGAGACATTCGGGCAACAGGAAAGTTCCTCGGAACCGGGTGTGGACGGGTGGTTGGAAGAGGACTCTCGCGTGGGGCAGCCGCGGCGGCGGCTCCATGCGAGAATCCTCCCCGCCCTCCCTGGAAAAACGTTTCGAAAACTCGGGATTTTGGCCTCGTTCGGACAGAGCCCGGAGCTCAAGCGTGTCCGCCGCGTTTCGCGAAACCGATGCGGGCGCCCCCGTTGTATTCCTCCTTCATCCCACCGACGGCTCGAGTTGAACGATTTTTCCATCCTTGCCCGGCACCACTTCGCCCCGGGCGATGCGGAAGGAACCACTGCCGAAGATTGTCCAGAATCGGGAACGTGCGCAGTCTTGCCGTCTTGGCCTTGCCGGCGTGAATCTCGATGATGCCGACGTCGAAGCGAATATCCTTCCATTCAAGCCGCTGAATCTCCGTGTAACGGCGTGCGGTAGATTTTCACGACGACGGAACCCCTTTTGACCTTCTGCGGGAAGTCGATTGTTTTCACGCCCGCGAGATTGTCAGGAAACTGTCAGGAAAAAACAGTTCCCCCAATTCCTTAAAAAAAGCTGGTGCGCGATACAGGGTTCGAACCTGTGACCCCTACCGTGTCAAGGTAGTGCTCTACCACTGAGCTAACCGCGCAACTCCTCGAAGCGCCGCTAAAGTGCGCAACCCCACGCCCCATTGGCAAGCAGGAATTCTGAGGTCGCATTCGCGTCGGTGCATCCAGAGGTTGTCGGTGACCGCGTTGTCGTGGTAGCGCAGACAGCCCTGTCTGCTGTGGCGCAGGCTGCCCAACCTGCGGCTCGACGAAGGGAACCCGGCGCGTGGAAAGCATGGAAGGACCTCCTTCTTCACCCGCCGGGCCGACGGACCGTCGGCGATACGGCAGGCTCGGCAGCCCGCGCCACACGACACACCACTTCGAGAGGCACGGCATTCGCGTTTGGCGGATCGCATCCCGGGGACGGGAAGCCGCACTAACCTCGTCAGGCCGATGCGTAACATCCGTCTTCCGCCGCTCAGCGACTCTTCTCTCGCCTAACGATTGAACTTGCCCGGCGTGGGTGTCAGGATACCAAAAAGCTTGGGATCCGAGGGCGTGCGTCCATAAGAACGATCCGGTCCCAAATCGGGATATGTAACCTGGTCCAACAACCCGTTCCCTGAATCATCCGGCCCCACGAGCAACACGGTTTCACCGTTGTTGCTCAAACGAAAATTCGTGTGCAACTCGGTGGTCACCGAACTGTCCTCGTCCGCCCACACCAACAGATAACCTCCCGGGGCAATCGTTGTAGCCGCGGGAAAAGTCCACTTGCGCGGATTCGAAGCGTCGTCGCTCAAGTGGTATCCGGACAGGTCGACGGCGCTCTGCGATGTGTTGAGCGACTCGATCCAATCGTCGAATTCACCCTGAGGATCCGCCAGCGTCCTCTTGTTATCGGCCATCAGCTCGTTGATGACCACCGGCGAGGCCAGCACCTCGCTGGTCCGCACGCGATAGCTCAAGGTCACCTGCTCCGCCCGGGCAGGATAAAACGCCGCCGCCCTCACCGCGTTCCCGGAGCGCGCCTCCACATAACACCGCACTCGTGTGCCCGCAGGATACTTGACAATGGACGCTCCAAAAAGCCCGTCCCCCGCTCCTCCGTCTCCATGCATGCCATCGTCGAACATGCGGGTTGATTGAAAGACACCGTAGGATTTGTCCCGCCAGTAAAGCCACACGGACTCGATCCCCTCCCCGTCGGTTTCCAGGACTCTCGCCGTAACCGTTCCTTCTTGGGAAGGATCCGGCGACGGAACCGGCACGGTGACGGTCTCGATTCGCGGCGCTCGAGGGCGCAATTCGGCGTGGTTGGTGAGGACCCGGTGCCGGTTGGTCACGAACCCCCTCAGCGCGTTGAGGTCGTTGGTATAACTTGTCATGGTGAAATTCCTCTTGGTGTCGGCGGCGATGTCCGCCACGGAAAGCCGGTGGATGCACTGGATCAGTGGTGTCAAATAGGCTGGGTTGTACCGTTCTTCGAGGACGGTTCGCATGTGCGCGAGGTAGCGCTGTTTGAACTGCGGCACACGAAGAAGCCGGTAAAGGACGGGGCGGGCGGTGATGTTGATGCCTTGTACTGGGGATAAATTGAGATCCCCCGGCGTGAAAGCCTCGTTGCCATCGTGTTCGATGGGATGGATCCGCCCGCTTTCGACCTCGAAGTAAAAACCATAATCGGCCCCCTTGTTGAAGTAGCTGTCATCATCCGCGAACAGGTTCTCCACGGCGAGAAACCACAGCCAGCGATCCACCGCCAACACTTGATCCACCCGCTCCGCGAAAGCGTTCATGTTGTTGGTCGGCGAGTTGTTCAGAACATCAATCACGGAGATGAGCCGCCGCCAGGCGTTGGTGGAATCCCCGCTCTTGAGTTCGTAATTGGAGCGATAAGCCGAAACATTGGTCCCCAGCCAGGCCAGCGCCGACCCCGACCCGCCGAAGGCTCCCCCGCTACCCGGTCCTTGCCCTCCGATGTTGGGCGCACGCCAGCGATCGCCGTCGTTGCTCGCAAACCACTCTTTGACCAAGATCGAGTTTTCCTGTTCCACAAAGGAATACACGCCCCAGTTGGTGCCATTGATGAACAACCGCGCCAGCGCTCCACGCGGACTGGGCGCGTATTCGTGCATCACGTTGAAATAAATCGATTCCCTCATGATACTTTCGTCTCCCGCCGCGTTGTTGAGATTCACGGTCTTGTAGCCCATCAATCTCCCGGTCGAATTCGTGAAATCCATCTCGAGATTGATGGATTTCTTGGCGCCGCCCGCGTCGAAAGAGGTGTTTCCCTTGTAGCGAGCTCCGACCCCGAAGTTCGTTCGCCCGTTGTCCAGGGACAACACGGCCAGCGTGTTCGATCCCGTCATGCGTCCGCGCGTCAACAACGTGGCCCAATTCGCCATTTCAAACCTCAAGTGCAACGTCCGCAGAACCCGATCGTCGAACAACCCCTCCGCCCGAACGGCGCGGAAAAACCGGTTCCCGTTCGTAGTTTGGAGGGCCGGCAACGGACGCGGATCTCCATCGGAATACATGGTGCCCATGCCGGCCGCGCTCTCCCATTCGGCGAGATGGGAACTCGCCTCAAAGCGCCACTCATCATCTCGATCCCCCACCACCTGCAGGGCCGGGGCGGCGCTGCCCCCCGTCACCCTCAAGGTGGCAGCGTGGATGGTGAGGATTCCGGAACCCAAGACGCAAAACGCCAACAGCCGGCCGGTCAGGAAAGAAATACACATGGTTGATGTCCTTCCTGTGACGGGTGCGTGCTCCTTTGGGTTACTCGATATTCCCCATCATTCATCGGTGTTCCACGGCTGCGCTCTTTGAATCACGACCCCAAACGAGCCGTTTTGTCTCACCGTAAATATCCATTAGTTGTGCCGTTGTGAATAAGTGACCCCGTATATTGTGGTTTTTTCACTTTACTTGGCGGCGAGGTCGATATTTGTTTTTGGGGTCATGCATCTTCGAAGTCTCACCGTTCTTGGTTTCAAATCTTTCGCGGACAAGACCACTTTGAACTTCGAGCCCGGCATCACGGCGATTGTCGGCCCCAACGGTTGCGGGAAGTCCAACGTCGCCGATGCGGTTCGGTGGGTCCTCGGGGAACAGTCGGCCAAAGCTCTCCGGGGCGGCGAGATGGCGGATGTCATTTTCAACGGCACGGACAGCCGTAAACCCCACGGCATGGCTGAGGTTTCGCTGACGATCTCGGACGTGGATTCCGACCAACTCAAAGCCGCCGGCGTCGAGCTTGTTTACAACGAAGTCACGCTCACCCGCCGGGTCTTCCGCGATGGCGGCAGCGAATACTTCATCAATAAGACGCCGTGCCGCCTGAAGGACATCCAGCAACTCTTCATGGGCACAGGGGTGGGCCGGACGAGTTACAGCATCATGGCCCAGGGGAACATCACTCAAATCCTCTCCAGCAAGCCTGAGGATCGGCGTTTGGTTTTCGAAGAAGCCGCCGGCATCACCAAATTCAAAGCCCAGAAACGCGAGTCCCTGCGCAAACTCGAATCCACCGAACAAAATCTCCTGCGGGTTGCCGACCTCATTCGCGAAGTGAAACGGCAGATCGGCTCGCTCCAGCGCCAAGCCGGCAAAGCCCGCCGCTTCAAACAGCTTTCCCAGGAACTTCAACATCTCGAAACCCAGCTGGCTCGCCATCAGTTCGACGTGCTCCAGACCGAAATCCGCGACCGGTTGCAGCGATCCGTGGCGCTGGCCTGCCGGATTCAAGAGCGGGAAACCGAGATCTCTGCCGCCGATTCCAGCATCGGAACACTGCGTGGCGAATTGTCCGACATCGATGCTCAAATCGCCGCCCTCCAGCAGCGAGCCCTGGAGCTGAAAGCAGAGGTTGAACGCCATGAAAACCGCGTTCATCACCATGAAGAGCGTCTGCGGGAAATCGACCAGCAACAAGGAAGGGCCATTGCCGAGATCTCCGAGAGCGAGGAACGCCAAACCCGCGCCGCCCACGAACTCGAATCCGTCAACGAGCGCGTCGCCTCGCTCGCAGCCACTCTCGAATCGATCCGGCTCGCGCTGAAGGATCGCCAGTCCTCGGTGGAGGCTTGCGACTCCAGCCTTCTGATCGTCCAAAACGAGCTTCGCCAACTGCAATCTCGCAGCATGGCTTCGGCGCAGCAACTCGCCCGCGTTCGGAACGAGATCTCCGTGCTGGATCTGCAAAAACAAGTCAATCAGGCGCACCTCGAAAAACTCGGCTCCGAGAGCATCCAGATTGGAGAAGAGATCCACGGACTCCAAACTCGCCTGGCCGATTTCGAGAAAACCGTCGAAGCGGAGAAACTCGACGCCCAATCCAAACGCGGCACGGTCGAGGAACGCCAGCAACG encodes:
- a CDS encoding type I restriction endonuclease subunit S, whose protein sequence is MQSRIPEGCQRRERTRALQHAMMQELFTGETRLIDG
- a CDS encoding DUF4062 domain-containing protein, yielding MKLFISSVQKEFAAERQALKDYLPGDASLRRFFEAFLFEDLPASDQRPDAVSLDEPSP
- a CDS encoding type II secretion system protein, with amino-acid sequence MKTNTSLNRFSLRQGQRRAFTLIELLVVIAIIAILAGMLVPALGRAKSKAHQTACVNNLKQLGLAFAMYLDDNRDTFPGVASRGAYNPMHEDWIFWNIQRAGSGDFTSRIIQDPRNTAIGRYLGSFNTNIFRCPSDKDWDARRKMDANPYVYSYSLVSYLLDNRNLGPGSIFPIVAGSAPALPFKYTAIKSPAQKMVLVDENGDTKNGQPFIDDGRFVPPGNVLAARHKIFRGSRPNATTYFKTGRGSVLLADWHVEPFTPNQAQQPRHYDTSWDRP